In the Colius striatus isolate bColStr4 chromosome W, bColStr4.1.hap1, whole genome shotgun sequence genome, one interval contains:
- the LOC104553376 gene encoding ORM1-like protein 3, with product MNVGTAHSEVNPNTCVMNSRGIWLSFVLGIGLLHVVLLSIPFFSVPVVWTLTNIIHNMSMYIFLHAVKGTPFGTPDQGKAWLLTHWEQMDYEVQFTASRKFLTIMPIILYFLTSFYTKYDRIHFIINTISLMSVLIPKLPQFHGVWIFGINKY from the exons ATGAATGTGGGAACGGCACACAGTGAGGTGAATCCCAACACCTGTGTCATGAACAGCCGGGGCATCTGGCTCTCCTTCGTCCTTGGAATTGGCCTGCTACACGTTGTCCTCCTGAGCATTCCCTTCTTCAGTGTCCCTGTGGTCTGGACTCTTACCAACATCATTCACAACATG AGCATGTACATCTTCCTGCATGCCGTGAAAGGAACCCCCTTTGGGACTCCAGACCAGGGGAAGGCTTGGCTACTCACGCACTGGGAGCAGATGGACTATGAGGTGCAGTTCACAGCATCGCGCAAGTTCCTGACCATCATGCCCATCATTCT GTATTTTCTAACCAGCTTTTACACAAAGTATGACCGAATACACTTCATAATCAACACCATCTCCCTCATGAGCGTCCTGATCCCCAAACTGCCTCAGTTCCATGGAGTCTGGATCTTTGGAATCAACAAGTACTGA